The genomic segment GCTAACGCCATTTTTTGCTCATTCCGTCTTACAGGAGGCCATATGTCCAGCACTGACAATCAATCACAGTTACGCTCTATTCTGAAGTCAATGAAAAAGCAACAAATCAACAACGGCCCCGCTTCCATCGCGCTGCGCCAAGATCGATTGGCACGCAGCATGGCCTTAATTGCAGACAACCACCAAGCGCTTACCGAAGCAATCAGCCAAGACTTTGGTCATCGCAGTGCATACCAAACTGGCGCTGCCGACTTGCTCGGTACCATTAATTTATTGCAACACGCCAGCGATAACCTAGCCGACTGGATGCAACCTGAGCGAGTTGAAGCGCCAGCACCGGGTATGCAGACTGCAGTGCAGTACCAACCCCTTGGTGTGGTCGGTGTCATCAGCCCTTGGAATTTTCCAATCAACCTGGCTTTTGGTCCACTGGCCAGTGTTTTTGCGGCCGGTAACACCGCCATGTTAAAACCGTCGGAGTTAACCCCGAAAACCTCACAACTCTTGGCTGAACTGGTTGGTCGTTACTTCGGTCCAGAAGAGTTGACCGTGGTCCTTGGCGATGCCGAGGTCGGGCAAGCGTTCAGCGCGCTACCTTTTGATCATTTGATCTTCACCGGCAGCACCGCCGTGGGCAAACACGTCATGCGCGCAGCGGCAGAACATTTAGTGCCTGTGACCTTAGAGCTGGGCGGTAAATCGCCGGTTGTGGTCGCTAAAGATGCAGATCTCACCAAAGCCGTCGAGCGCACCTTAACGGTGAAAGCCTTTAACGCCGGTCAAATTTGTATTTCGCCAGACTACTTGATCTTAGCTGAGTCGCAACGCGAGGCCTTCGTCGACCAAGCCCGTCAGTTTATGGCAGGTTCATTCCCAACCATTTATGACAACCCAGATTACACAGCGATCATCAATGAGCGTCATTTCAATCGCTTAGTGGGTTTACTGGACGATGCCAAAGCCAAAGGGGCCACCCTAGTTAAATTAGCCGCGGACGATGAGCCAGCCTATGACGCACAACGCCGTAAGGTGGCACCGCATTTAGTCTTAGATGTGAATGATGACATGGCCATTATGCAAGAAGAGATCTTTGGTCCATTACTGCCGGTGAAAACGTATCAAGACGAGCAAGAAGCGATCACGTACGTCAATGCTCACCCTCGACCACTGGCGGCTTACTTTTTCAGTGAGTCTGAGC from the Vibrio sp. HB236076 genome contains:
- a CDS encoding coniferyl aldehyde dehydrogenase, with amino-acid sequence MSSTDNQSQLRSILKSMKKQQINNGPASIALRQDRLARSMALIADNHQALTEAISQDFGHRSAYQTGAADLLGTINLLQHASDNLADWMQPERVEAPAPGMQTAVQYQPLGVVGVISPWNFPINLAFGPLASVFAAGNTAMLKPSELTPKTSQLLAELVGRYFGPEELTVVLGDAEVGQAFSALPFDHLIFTGSTAVGKHVMRAAAEHLVPVTLELGGKSPVVVAKDADLTKAVERTLTVKAFNAGQICISPDYLILAESQREAFVDQARQFMAGSFPTIYDNPDYTAIINERHFNRLVGLLDDAKAKGATLVKLAADDEPAYDAQRRKVAPHLVLDVNDDMAIMQEEIFGPLLPVKTYQDEQEAITYVNAHPRPLAAYFFSESEQNQQHFANHTTSGALVVNDVMTHVSIENLPFGGVGPSGMGAYHGIYGFRQFSHAKPVVIQSEQAESSQRLRAPYQEKLTALNAFFQS